The genomic DNA TGACATGCACCTGGCTCCTAGCCCCATCCGTGCTGTCTCCGTCTTCTCCTGCCAAACGTGCCTGCTCTGCTCCCGCTACGCCCTCCGTCTTGGTCCCCCGCGCGCCGTGCTTACGCCCGCTCCGCCCCCTCGCGCCCCGCTGTGCTATATACATCTTTGTGCCGTGTTTCATCTTTGGCCGGATCCTTTGGCGCTCACCGCGGCACCAACCGAATGCGGTGAAACACGCCCGCATCCCTCACACGTTGGCTGTGTGTAGTGCCTAATACTAGGACTGTCCATAATGACGGAACGCCGACGTACAGAACGCGGGATTTGGCGCGCGCCCAGGCCCGGCGGTGCAGACCGCGTATAAGAAGCGGACGGGCTCGGCGGGGGCCGGAGAACGGGGCGACGAtggatcacgtgacacaaGCGCGAGCGAGAACGATATGCCACGTGACTTGCAGATGTGCTAATCTGCACGTGACTGGAGGGAGCAATCTGCACGTGACTTCTGATTTCCCGTGTATCGCGATATTCATCATGTGGACGGAATTCGGCATTACCCACGTGACGTGTGCTATCCCTCCGCACGTGACCGGTATCTTTAGCCGTCCCGCGCGACCGCCGTCCTTCGCGCTCTGTTGCGCTCGCGTCCGCGTCCGCGTTCACTCTTTCTATACACCGACAGACGCTCTTCTGATAATACTCCCGCGCTCCCCCTCCAGGCCAGCTACCAAAGCGCTGTCTTTTCCCTCCCTCCCACACATACCCAATGCATATCTGGAGACGCAAGGTGGtgctctgctgctgcgtGCTGCTCGCGCTGGCGTACGCGCTCTTCGCCGCGACGGCGCGAAAGAGTCTCGATACACCGTCGCTCCGCGAGCGCGTGTACTCAGACGTGTTCGACGCGTTGCTCCAATACCGGCCCGTGCGGCCGCCCAAGGACCGGCAGGCCGCGGTCCGCCAGGCCGGGTGCGAGATGAAGGGCGTCGGCGTCAACCGCGGCGACGCGGTGGACGCCATGCTGTACGAAAACCTGGATCGGTGCTACCGGCCCACGAAGGCGCAGTTCGAGGGCTTGCAGGCGCCGCACTCGGCGTTCTTGACGCAGCTGCGCACGACGTTCGCGTACGAGGCGGACTCGCCGGTGTTCGAGCGGCTATTCCCGCGTGAGCGCGGGTTCGTGACCGTCGGCGGCGGGCGCTTCTCGCTGCTGGCGTACTCGAtgctgcgcgcgctgcgcgcgcgcggctcGAAGCTACCCGCAGAGGTGGTGATCCCGCCGCAGGACGCGGCGGGCGAGGAGCATTTCTGCAACGAGGTGCTGCCGGAGCTCAACGCGCGGTGCGTGTTCTTCGAAGACGCGCtgccgcgcgcgctcgTCGAGACGTGGGACTTCGAGCGGTACCAGATCAAGGCCGTCGCGCTGTTGCTgtccagcttcaagaaaatcgTGTTCATCGACGCCGACGACTTTCCGATCCAGAACCTCGACTCGCTATTTGACAGCGAAGTGCTGCGCGAGCATGGCCTCGTGCTGTGGCCGGATCTCTGGCGCCGTGCCACGGCGCCGGTGTTCTACCGCCTAGCTAACATCGACGTGGACCTGCGCCGCCGCGTGCGCAACATGGGTGACAACCTGTCGCCGGCCTCGCGCTACACAGATCCGGATCAAGACCCCGAACAGCTGCAAAAGATTGCACCTTTCCACGACTTCGCGGGCACGGTTCCTGATCCGACCACTGAGTCGGGCCAGATGGTCATCGACAAGGTCCGCCACTTCCAGACCCTGCTGCTCGCTCTCTACTACAACGTCTACGGTCCCGAGTGGTACTACTCGCTGTTCTCGCAGGGCACTGCCGGCGAGGGCGACAAGGAAACCTTCGCCACCGCAGCCCACGTCCTAGGTCTTCCCTTCTACCAggtcaagaacaagctCGCTTTCGACGGGTACTTCCACCCCAACGGCGACGGCTTCCGCGGCGTCGCGCTCTACCAGCACGACTGCGTCGAGGACTACCTGCTCTACTGCCGCGCCCGTGATATCATCAAGGAGAACCAAGACTCCTTCTCTGCTTACAAACCCGACTATGACCCGGAGCCCGACTTTTACAAGTCCCTCATGGCGCCTGAGGGCCACCCCGAGATTCCTGTCATGTTCGCCCACGCTAGTTTCCACAAGTTCGACCCCTGGCAGCTATACCATGAGAAAGTTTACCTGGACAACGACGGCGCACACTTCCGCTCGTTCCACAACATCAAGAGGATTGGcaattttgatattgagcttttcgttttcgAAGGTCTGCAGAAAGCTATTTGTTCCGACAATCCGATCCGCTTCAAGTACCTCGAGGACAAGTTCATCCACGCAGACTGGCCCAAAGTCTGCCAGTATGTCGAAGATAGAGTCAAGTACCTGCAGGATACCCACGATCCCGCGGTGGGCCTCGTATAGGAAATAGTACAAATATCTGTGGAACTCCAGTGTGCTATACATTGCTGCGCTGTCAATGACGCGTTCTTTTCTCACTAATTATTGGTGCCTCGGCCTCTCAGGTCTCTGCTAAAGGCTCACTCTGCAAATTGTATCTATAATCACCTTCAAATAGTCCTCATCTTAAGTTTCGGAGAAAAGATGCTCATCAAGGGTTAATTTTTATGAAGCTTGAACGATGATGTACCGCTGACGAACGCTGACTAAAATTCTATTTCCAGATGTGTTCTTTGAAGTCACAAGCTATTATAGATTGGAATAATTTTCATATCCCTCAAACTCGATAAGCTGAATAATTTTGAGATGACAACGTAGCGGCTAAATTAACCTTAACTAACATCAAAACTCTCAGTCCCTTCACCGATGCTGACCAATATTTCTtagttcaaaaaagtctcAGCTTAACTTGGTTGGAAACTGGTTATCGATCAGACTGAAACTTGCATTGACACGTTAACCAAGTAACTTTTGTAAACACACAGACCATGCGCTGTAGTTCATCATCAGCGTTCAAACGCAAGTGGCTTTATCatttcttcgaaaaaaCGTGATCCACACAATCAACAAAGTTTGGATGCCATGCGGCTAAAGTGGGAGTAACCGATGTCAGTTAGTACTATCAGCAAAGAAAGTTATCGAGCAAAAGAATTTCATGCCATAGATTATGTTTTTTGGCTAGCAGGACTTGGCAAATATTGATAGCTATCAGGATGATATTTAGGCCCGCTTAATCTGTAGTACTCTACTAGTTGAGgatttttttcaatcttATATACACACTAACTGATCAAACTTTCGTCTGTTACTTACCGGCAGTAGCGAACCTCAGAGCAGTATTTACACAGTGAACATGCCATTGATTGGAAATGGAAgtcaagcttgaaaagaggtttttcagttttttctcaagtttcttcCTTTCTATCAGATTATGATAAACTTCTGGCATGAAAGCCGATTGCAACCGGACCTTGGAGATAGTCAAAGCAATTTTGTATGCAGATATTCCAAGACAGAGGCTGTATGAGTCTTTAAAGACATTTTTCAGTGCAGAATATCTGCCTCGTCATTATACAGGCCGGAAAATTGCAACGTCAATAGGAAAGACGGAAATTTAGCAAAGAAAATAGGCGGTCGCGTGCGAAACAGCTACAACCTATGAACTGGCTGATTATAGATACACATGAAGAAATTTCGTGCGCTAACGTGACATACGAAGCGCCCCGAGTTGGGGGTAACCTAAGTATCTTTGGAAGCTGATTATGAAATTGGAATTCGCAAGAATGCTTTtattgaggcgagtctgggtcattggtcgaaagggtctcaaattccttggctagtgtttccattatgatctaactaaactacttcgtggatgatggtactgAATATCTCCCCCGCCTTCcttcagtccaagattcatgtcttgcaaaccaaagaaatgatCCAgatttatacaaaatttctgggacgtggctgagtcttaatTATAAGGTAataatcgtactggtggtaccactccttaccttTTCCAAGCCACTatggtctgatctggactatgaacggtcaATGTGGACCTTCTATGCGCCTtagttgggtatccgtcgtatttatgatatgtccatgtgtcatatcatttcataccaatatgtcattatgcaacttggcactatcacacaccaacgaaccgatcacaaCCTGACACTTTTATATTATCGCTTTCCCTAAGAAATAGATTCAAGCTATTCTGGAGCAATCTCGATTGGatgtttttcttcagttATCTACATAATGTTGTTTGCTTTTGTAAGGGATAGTTAGCATCATTGATTGTGTCAATATTGCAGTATAAATTCGGAAGttacaaaaacttttttatgttttttCCTGGCTTCAATAAATAAAAGATGGATCAGACACGATAATGAAGTAGAACTATTGTTAGAAGAGTGAGAAAATGTGATTTGCGCCGTTCAAGCATTAAAGATAAGGGGATACTTAAACAACAAATAGTACGGATAGTAAAAGTGCAAACTCTCTTTCAAACAAGAGAAATATGCGCGGAATTTTAATAAATGAAGGCCCATTTGTTGCCATCTTTCGAGCGAAGGGATGTTGTTCGATTGCGAGCTGTTATAACAAAATTAATACGATGCAAATCATTTGGAGTGCCGAATTTTTTGCAAAGCGCACTAAAAGTTTCGATGAAAAACACCTGGCAACATATGTTCATAATTACCGGCGACAGTCCACCGAAAATTTGCAGCCCGCGGAGGATTTGAGCTTTCACCCATCTGCAACTCAATGAGCAATTAAGCGGCTGAATTAATGTTTGGTTTATTTCTGCCAGCAGAGTTAAAAAACCCATAAAGAAAATAACTTTTGTGCTTCGCATAAAGCTTATTGGCCATTTTAAACTTCGTATGAATGCTTTTGTCTCTTGATCTTTACGGGTAAGGGGTATTTAACGGTTAGTAACCTCGTTAAAAAAGGAGTTTTTCGGAGTTTTTCAACTGGAAGCACATAAAATCATATTATGTAAGTGCCAAGACCTATTTCTAAAAAAATAAGTCATAGATTTCCGCCCATACTAAAGAAAAATATGAGCAAACGGCTGAAATGAGAGCAGGCAGCCTCAACCTTTCAGCAGTTATATCATTTATGGATACTATTGGGATTGCAGAGGCTTCTTCATCTGGCGATGTTGACGTCGTGACACGACTACTACAAACCCCAATTTCAGATCTTGAATCGGCAGAGCGAGAATTGGTCACCGATGGCTTCACATTCGCCAACAAAGATGCTACGGTACAGGATGTGCTGGTGCTGTTTCAAACTGATACGCCTGTAAACGTAGAGAAGGGCTTAGTGTTCTTTAACTTACAAGGAGATGTCATTGGCAAAACTTATCTGGATACAAGCCAATTTCCATCGAACTTCATCACCCCTTTTGAGGAAGCGCAAGCACAAGCCATCCATATGGATGGTGATGATGCCTATCCTGATGTGAACCAAAAACTGCTATTTGAACACGGTACAGCGTTGTTGAAGGCGATCCGGCAACATACGGGGTTAAGTTGACTCAGCGATCCGGTAAAGTAACCAGATCTGTAGTTTCGGTTGGGTTAATTACCGCAGCTCGACAAGCTACTGCAAAAAACACTTGCCAGGTCCAGGAATGCAGTGCAGGTGCATCAGTTTGCGGAAAGGGCTAAAAGGGATCTCTCACGCGCAAGAACATAACGAGCATATACTACAAaaaaatatatatataaacTGGTATATCGCCCTTAGATATGATTAAGTATAACGAGGCGGCACGTAGATTAGCAACATAAATCGAAAAACGACAGAATAAcagctcaagttcaagcaaCATCGGAGCGGTGACAACGTAGTGGCCGACGTTCTCTCAAAAGCCCGGTATGCCACTGAAGTGGCTGCTCCAAACATCCTCAATAAATAGTTCCACGAGATTAGGCagaagatttgaaaaaaggtGCGCTTAAAGCTGCAGCTTAACTGTAACTGAGGATACTAAAAGACAGAGATGACTTACTAGCCCAATGCAGTGGTTGGTTGGGGTTTAAGAGGTGATTCAAGCTATCACAGAATTCGGACGAAACTCACATCAATCTCAGACTAATAGGTTATTTTCCCCATAAGTTTAAGGCAGATAGATTTATCAACGGATTTTATCACAACACTACCAAGGGCGCATTGTAAAATTGATTCGATACTGGTGGTGATAACATTACTTTCCTTAACAACACGCTCGGCCTGCGAATATTGGAAGAATGCTCCAGTAACTACACTGTGGATAACTTAATGCTCTACAAAGTATCAATTGACCAGCACACCCTGGATTACGCTGGTAACGAGACTATTGATGATACAGATCTATGGCTAAACCGTTTAGATCGGCATGGCGTTGCTACTCGGCTTTGGGTGGCACAGGACATGTTGGACATCGAAAGTGCAGAGGTTGTGGCGGGTTCAAAAGGTACCAACTTCTTTAGCTGGATCAGTCGGCGATACACTGTAGTTGGTAGCAGGATAACAAATGCGATGTGTGTTCTTTAACCATTCCTTATAGTTACAGGCCCTATATCTGTACGCTTTGATGAGAGACGAAAACCGCTATGGCGTTAAAGTGCTCTCTTCACATGTTACGCAGTTCCTCGCAGAAATATTTTGACCTTCCATATTCGGAACTTTTTAATCTTGATAAATGTATGAATGGTGATCGTGTAACCTGCTTTTTATCATCCGTATTATTTAATAAATAGCGGTCAAGTGAGAAGCAGGATTTTCAATGGCGCTCATCAGCGCCCCGAAAAGTATCAGAGATGCCTGTGTTAGTTACTGGATGCACGGGCTTTATCGCACAGTACATT from Lachancea thermotolerans CBS 6340 chromosome F complete sequence includes the following:
- the MNN5 gene encoding alpha-1,2-mannosyltransferase MNN5 (similar to uniprot|P46982 Saccharomyces cerevisiae YJL186W MNN5 Alpha-1 2-mannosyltransferase responsible for addition of the second alpha-1 2-linked mannose of the branches on the mannan backbone of oligosaccharides localizes to an early Golgi compartment); the encoded protein is MHIWRRKVVLCCCVLLALAYALFAATARKSLDTPSLRERVYSDVFDALLQYRPVRPPKDRQAAVRQAGCEMKGVGVNRGDAVDAMLYENLDRCYRPTKAQFEGLQAPHSAFLTQLRTTFAYEADSPVFERLFPRERGFVTVGGGRFSLLAYSMLRALRARGSKLPAEVVIPPQDAAGEEHFCNEVLPELNARCVFFEDALPRALVETWDFERYQIKAVALLLSSFKKIVFIDADDFPIQNLDSLFDSEVLREHGLVLWPDLWRRATAPVFYRLANIDVDLRRRVRNMGDNLSPASRYTDPDQDPEQLQKIAPFHDFAGTVPDPTTESGQMVIDKVRHFQTLLLALYYNVYGPEWYYSLFSQGTAGEGDKETFATAAHVLGLPFYQVKNKLAFDGYFHPNGDGFRGVALYQHDCVEDYLLYCRARDIIKENQDSFSAYKPDYDPEPDFYKSLMAPEGHPEIPVMFAHASFHKFDPWQLYHEKVYLDNDGAHFRSFHNIKRIGNFDIELFVFEGLQKAICSDNPIRFKYLEDKFIHADWPKVCQYVEDRVKYLQDTHDPAVGLV
- a CDS encoding KLTH0F03982p (no similarity), translated to MRAGSLNLSAVISFMDTIGIAEASSSGDVDVVTRLLQTPISDLESAERELVTDGFTFANKDATVQDVLVLFQTDTPVNVEKGLVFFNLQGDVIGKTYLDTSQFPSNFITPFEEAQAQAIHMDGDDAYPDVNQKLLFEHGTALLKAIRQHTGLS
- a CDS encoding KLTH0F04004p (no similarity), translating into MLYKVSIDQHTLDYAGNETIDDTDLWLNRLDRHGVATRLWVAQDMLDIESAEVVAGSKGTNFFSWISRRYTVVGSRITNAMCVL